In Pedobacter heparinus DSM 2366, the following are encoded in one genomic region:
- the pseI gene encoding pseudaminic acid synthase, with protein sequence MQEIKIGNYTISPNHKPFLIAEMSGNHNRSIDNALKIIDAAAKAGAHAIKLQTYTADTLTIDVSHGEFNITDSKSLWNGRNLYNLYEEAHTPWEWHKALFERAKEKEILIFSTPFDDTSVDFLEELGVPAYKVASFENNHLPLLRRIAKTGKPVIMSTGISTLADIEIAVRTLKENGCKELILLKCTSTYPATPENTNLLTIPHMAELFNCYVGLSDHTVGVGVSIASIALGARVIEKHFTINRSEGGVDSAFSMEPDEFKILVQETERAFLSLGKVSYGILEEEKKSLTFKRSIYVVEDMREGDLFTEKNIRIIRPGLGLSPKYFEQIIGKRIAKDAKRGTALTFDLI encoded by the coding sequence ATGCAAGAGATTAAAATAGGTAATTATACAATTAGTCCAAATCATAAACCATTCCTAATCGCAGAAATGAGTGGTAATCATAACAGGTCTATAGACAATGCTTTAAAAATAATTGATGCAGCAGCAAAGGCCGGTGCTCATGCTATAAAACTTCAGACTTATACTGCTGATACATTGACGATTGATGTTTCTCATGGAGAGTTCAATATTACAGATTCGAAATCTTTGTGGAATGGAAGGAATTTGTATAATTTATATGAGGAAGCCCATACCCCCTGGGAATGGCATAAAGCTTTATTTGAACGTGCCAAAGAAAAAGAAATTTTGATTTTTAGTACACCATTTGATGATACTTCAGTTGATTTTCTTGAGGAATTAGGTGTTCCAGCGTATAAAGTAGCCTCTTTTGAGAATAATCATTTACCATTGTTACGAAGAATAGCAAAAACTGGTAAGCCTGTGATCATGTCGACAGGTATTTCAACTCTTGCAGATATTGAAATCGCTGTACGGACTCTTAAAGAGAATGGATGTAAGGAACTAATTTTATTGAAATGTACAAGTACATATCCTGCTACTCCGGAAAATACCAATTTACTTACAATACCTCACATGGCGGAATTGTTTAATTGTTATGTAGGATTGTCTGATCATACAGTTGGGGTAGGAGTATCTATTGCATCTATTGCATTGGGCGCTAGAGTGATAGAAAAACATTTTACAATTAATCGGTCTGAAGGTGGAGTGGATTCTGCGTTTTCAATGGAACCAGATGAATTTAAGATCTTAGTTCAAGAAACTGAACGGGCTTTTCTATCTTTGGGCAAAGTTAGTTATGGAATTCTAGAGGAGGAAAAGAAAAGTCTAACTTTTAAAAGATCAATTTATGTAGTTGAAGATATGAGAGAAGGAGATCTTTTCACCGAAAAGAATATACGAATAATTCGTCCTGGATTAGGTCTTTCTCCTAAGTATTTCGAACAAATAATTGGGAAAAGGATTGCTAAAGATGCAAAAAGAGGCACAGCATTGACATTTGATTTAATTTAG
- a CDS encoding GNAT family N-acetyltransferase, whose amino-acid sequence MEINKNIFIRGNHIDLRLLTKEDISGNYSNWLNDPEITHYNSHGRFPATNEDLVNYVEQSRISRNALVLAVVDQATQAHIGNVSLQSINWIDRNAEIAFLLGEKAYWGKGIMLEAGEMLINHGFKMLNLHRIYCGTSSENVGMQRLALKLGMIEEGLRKDALYKQGKYVDVIEYGILSKKI is encoded by the coding sequence ATGGAAATTAATAAAAATATATTTATCCGAGGAAATCATATTGATCTCAGGCTGCTCACTAAGGAGGATATTTCTGGCAATTATTCAAATTGGCTGAACGACCCCGAGATTACTCATTATAACTCTCATGGGCGGTTCCCTGCCACAAATGAAGATCTTGTAAATTATGTTGAACAGTCAAGGATTTCAAGGAATGCATTGGTATTAGCAGTAGTTGACCAGGCTACACAAGCTCATATTGGAAATGTAAGCCTTCAAAGTATAAATTGGATTGACCGTAATGCTGAAATAGCATTTCTTTTAGGCGAGAAAGCATATTGGGGGAAAGGTATAATGCTTGAGGCCGGCGAAATGCTTATAAACCATGGCTTTAAAATGTTAAATTTACACAGGATTTATTGTGGTACTTCTTCAGAAAATGTTGGGATGCAAAGACTAGCTCTAAAATTAGGAATGATTGAAGAAGGGCTTAGAAAGGACGCACTCTATAAACAAGGTAAGTATGTAGATGTTATTGAATATGGCATCTTATCCAAAAAAATATGA
- a CDS encoding DegT/DnrJ/EryC1/StrS family aminotransferase encodes MAKLAINGGEPIRSSLFPAYNTIGEEEKKAVLKVLETGNLSQFLGAYHSDFLGGPNVREFEREWASAFNVEHAISVNSNTSGLFTAIGAIGIQPGDEVIVSPYSMSASAIAPLIYGGIPVFADIDPISFCMDPKSIESKITVRTKAILVVHIFGHPADMDAIMSLAKKHNLYVIEDCAQSPMGKYKGNYVGTIGHLGVFSLNYHKHIHTGEGGVITTNSTDLAERCQMIRNHAENVVEPKGVKDLTNLMGYNFRMTEIECAIGIQQLKKLPGLLVERQANVEDLNRQLSTFPILGLQPELIDGSVHTYYIHPIKFNKDLAGVHRDVFVNALKAELPSAILRETAPLIGAGYVKPLYLQSIYQERAAWAFGHQSVDQSTLNYEKGLCPIVEHMHFEALFTHEFMRPGMTKSDIQDVINAFEKVFDNIDELEKIETNA; translated from the coding sequence ATGGCAAAATTGGCAATTAATGGAGGGGAACCAATAAGGTCATCTCTTTTTCCAGCATATAATACTATTGGCGAAGAGGAAAAAAAGGCTGTTTTAAAAGTACTTGAAACGGGAAATCTATCGCAGTTTTTGGGTGCATATCATAGTGATTTTCTTGGTGGACCAAATGTTAGGGAATTTGAAAGAGAATGGGCAAGTGCATTCAATGTAGAACATGCAATTTCTGTGAATTCAAATACGTCCGGTTTGTTTACTGCAATTGGAGCAATAGGTATTCAGCCCGGGGATGAAGTGATTGTATCTCCTTATTCGATGTCTGCAAGTGCAATTGCGCCGCTTATATATGGCGGTATACCAGTTTTCGCGGATATAGACCCTATATCCTTTTGCATGGATCCTAAAAGCATTGAATCAAAGATTACAGTGCGTACCAAGGCAATTCTTGTAGTTCATATTTTTGGACATCCAGCAGATATGGATGCTATAATGTCACTTGCAAAAAAGCATAATTTATATGTTATTGAGGATTGTGCTCAATCACCTATGGGTAAATATAAAGGCAATTATGTCGGAACAATTGGGCATCTAGGGGTCTTTAGTTTAAATTATCACAAACATATTCATACAGGAGAAGGAGGTGTGATTACCACAAACAGTACTGACCTTGCTGAAAGATGTCAGATGATTAGAAATCATGCTGAGAACGTAGTGGAACCAAAAGGTGTAAAAGACCTTACTAATTTGATGGGCTATAATTTTCGCATGACAGAGATCGAATGTGCGATTGGAATACAGCAATTGAAAAAATTGCCAGGATTATTGGTGGAAAGACAGGCTAATGTAGAAGATTTAAATCGACAACTATCTACATTTCCCATCCTTGGGTTGCAACCTGAACTAATCGATGGTTCGGTACATACATACTATATTCACCCGATCAAATTTAATAAAGACCTAGCGGGCGTGCACAGAGATGTTTTTGTAAATGCATTGAAGGCGGAATTGCCGTCTGCAATATTAAGAGAAACGGCACCGTTGATTGGCGCAGGGTATGTTAAGCCCCTATATCTGCAATCTATATATCAGGAACGTGCAGCCTGGGCATTTGGACATCAATCCGTTGATCAAAGTACATTAAATTACGAAAAGGGACTTTGTCCGATAGTAGAACATATGCATTTTGAAGCACTTTTTACGCATGAATTTATGCGACCTGGAATGACTAAATCAGACATTCAAGATGTTATAAACGCATTTGAAAAGGTATTTGACAATATTGATGAATTAGAGAAAATTGAGACCAACGCTTAA
- a CDS encoding N-acetyl sugar amidotransferase: MKYCKKCLQVDTRPGTKFDEFGVCPACNYFESLKSVDWDERRKELDDIVAFGKANSHSGYDCIIGVSGGKDSTRQAFFVKEVLKMNPLLVSLSYPPEQITQRGVDNVSNMINHGFDCITINPAPGVWRNLMAKGFFEYTNWAKSTELALFSSVPRLAIAYQIPLIWWGENAALQLGDLNVMGKNGSDGNNLRKMNTLGGGDITWLLSEEVKKTDILQYNYPSEKEISDADLRITFLGYFWKDWSLIDNGNFSALRGLDVRNEPPQDIGDPFGITSLDEDWVGMNQMIKYLKFGFGRISDYVNEDIRLGRMTREEAIILNKKYDGACSPKYIKSFCDYIGITESEFWTHIDKSVNKDLFEKDGSGKWVAKFEVGVGL, encoded by the coding sequence ATGAAGTATTGTAAAAAGTGTTTACAGGTAGATACCAGGCCGGGGACTAAATTTGACGAGTTTGGAGTATGCCCTGCATGTAATTATTTTGAATCTTTAAAGTCTGTTGACTGGGATGAACGCCGAAAAGAATTGGATGATATTGTGGCATTTGGAAAGGCTAATTCCCATTCTGGCTATGATTGTATTATTGGGGTCAGTGGTGGAAAAGACAGCACAAGACAAGCTTTCTTTGTTAAGGAGGTACTTAAGATGAATCCTCTGTTAGTTTCTTTGAGCTATCCTCCTGAGCAAATCACTCAAAGAGGTGTTGATAATGTCTCAAATATGATTAACCATGGATTTGACTGTATTACTATAAATCCAGCGCCAGGTGTATGGAGGAATCTCATGGCTAAGGGTTTTTTTGAATATACGAATTGGGCAAAATCGACAGAATTGGCTCTATTTAGCAGTGTTCCAAGACTCGCTATTGCTTATCAGATCCCTTTGATTTGGTGGGGAGAGAATGCAGCCTTACAATTGGGCGATTTAAATGTAATGGGTAAAAATGGTAGTGATGGAAATAATCTTCGGAAAATGAACACGCTTGGAGGTGGTGATATCACCTGGCTCCTAAGTGAGGAAGTAAAAAAGACGGATATCTTACAGTATAATTATCCTTCAGAAAAGGAAATAAGTGATGCTGATTTAAGAATTACCTTCTTAGGTTATTTTTGGAAGGATTGGTCTTTAATAGATAACGGTAACTTTTCTGCGCTCAGAGGACTTGATGTTAGGAATGAACCTCCCCAAGATATTGGAGACCCATTTGGTATTACATCTTTAGATGAAGATTGGGTTGGGATGAATCAAATGATTAAATACCTGAAATTTGGATTTGGTCGAATCAGTGATTATGTGAATGAAGATATTCGCTTGGGAAGGATGACCAGAGAAGAAGCTATCATCTTGAATAAAAAATATGATGGGGCGTGTTCACCAAAATATATTAAAAGTTTTTGTGATTATATTGGAATAACCGAAAGTGAATTTTGGACACATATTGACAAATCTGTAAATAAGGATTTGTTTGAGAAAGATGGATCAGGTAAATGGGTGGCTAAATTTGAAGTTGGGGTCGGATTATGA
- the pseF gene encoding pseudaminic acid cytidylyltransferase, with protein MKKCLAIITARGGSKRIPRKNIKNFLGSPIIKYSIDAALQAGCFDEVMVSTDDDEIAALALALGAKVPFTRSKENSNDYATTANVISEVLSNYKRDGESFEYACCIYPTAPFVTAEKLKIAYQKLKDSSAKTLVPVVSFGFPILRSFNIENGLVKMNWPEYMQSRSQDLPPAYHDCGQFYFINTEAFLDTKQLFTDHTIPYEMPESEVQDIDNEEDWKVAEIKYTFLLEKTRIKKDV; from the coding sequence ATGAAAAAGTGTTTAGCAATAATTACAGCCAGAGGAGGAAGTAAACGTATTCCGCGTAAAAACATTAAAAATTTTCTAGGTAGTCCAATTATTAAATATTCAATTGATGCAGCATTACAAGCTGGATGTTTTGATGAGGTGATGGTATCCACTGATGATGATGAAATAGCAGCATTGGCACTTGCTTTAGGGGCGAAGGTGCCATTTACGAGATCAAAGGAAAATTCGAATGACTATGCAACCACTGCAAATGTTATTAGTGAAGTATTAAGTAATTATAAAAGAGATGGTGAATCTTTTGAATACGCGTGTTGTATTTATCCAACAGCGCCGTTCGTTACTGCTGAAAAGCTTAAAATAGCATATCAAAAACTAAAGGACAGTAGCGCGAAAACCTTGGTTCCTGTTGTTAGCTTTGGGTTTCCAATCTTAAGATCATTTAATATCGAAAATGGACTTGTGAAAATGAATTGGCCTGAGTACATGCAATCCAGATCTCAGGACTTACCACCTGCTTATCATGATTGTGGGCAGTTCTATTTTATTAATACTGAAGCTTTTCTGGATACAAAGCAATTGTTTACAGACCATACCATTCCTTATGAAATGCCAGAGTCCGAAGTTCAAGACATAGATAATGAAGAAGATTGGAAGGTTGCAGAAATTAAATACACCTTTCTTTTAGAAAAAACAAGAATAAAAAAGGATGTATAA
- the hisH gene encoding imidazole glycerol phosphate synthase subunit HisH yields the protein MNLKQNIVIIDYGVGNTFSVSNAIKHLGYRKVTISDQESVIDNADVLILPGVGAFEEAINNLKSLGLDEILHKTILVRKKPILGICVGMQLMATFSEENGIHNGLNWIEGKVTKLDLPAEFAVPHVGWNNVTYSNPLFGVIPSESNFYFDHSFHFDCEKKYVTGYSDYGLKVTASIQKENVFGVQFHPEKSQTNGLKLFRGFFNLIK from the coding sequence ATGAATTTAAAACAAAATATTGTGATCATAGATTATGGAGTGGGTAATACTTTTTCCGTATCAAATGCAATTAAACATTTAGGATATAGGAAGGTAACCATATCAGATCAGGAAAGTGTAATCGATAATGCGGATGTTCTGATATTACCTGGTGTGGGCGCCTTTGAAGAGGCGATCAATAACCTTAAAAGCCTTGGGCTAGATGAAATACTTCATAAAACTATTTTAGTGCGTAAAAAGCCCATCTTAGGGATTTGTGTAGGCATGCAGCTAATGGCTACATTTTCTGAGGAAAATGGTATCCATAATGGATTAAATTGGATTGAGGGTAAGGTGACCAAGTTGGATTTACCGGCAGAATTTGCTGTTCCTCATGTTGGCTGGAATAATGTTACTTATAGCAATCCTTTATTTGGTGTCATTCCATCGGAGTCTAATTTCTATTTTGACCATAGCTTTCATTTTGATTGTGAGAAGAAATATGTTACTGGCTATTCGGATTACGGATTAAAGGTAACAGCTTCTATTCAAAAAGAAAATGTATTTGGCGTTCAATTTCATCCGGAGAAGAGCCAAACAAATGGCTTAAAACTATTTAGAGGTTTTTTTAATTTAATAAAATAA
- a CDS encoding Gfo/Idh/MocA family protein, which produces MYKVLVIGCGNIGALYDINTNEITTHTKAWHSYPDKVDVTIFDTDANLLNLISDHYSCKSVENISVKTLSAFDCISICTPTYTHAEILHNAFLANVKTIICEKPISLKESDFNKLIRSYQGNNSRVLVNYIRRFLPSFSDLKRTFEELMIDNSITNISVRYQRGFLNNCSHAFDLIEYLFDRKLLLDDVTIHNSVNDHFDYDPTISLQGYWNAINVSVQGLSNILFSYFEIDIFLTKHKISIKNSGDTIEFFESNSEGVFFKPLNLDIQKSQYNCLKNYMKFVIDEVLLLMDGTILADNFIDAIDLNQRMLKYIKN; this is translated from the coding sequence ATGTATAAAGTACTTGTTATAGGTTGTGGAAATATAGGTGCTTTGTATGATATAAATACAAATGAGATAACGACTCATACCAAGGCATGGCACTCTTATCCTGATAAGGTAGATGTTACAATATTTGATACTGATGCAAATCTTCTTAATTTAATAAGTGATCATTATTCTTGTAAATCTGTCGAAAATATTTCTGTAAAAACACTTTCAGCTTTTGATTGTATTAGCATATGTACTCCAACTTATACACATGCTGAAATATTGCATAATGCTTTTTTAGCGAATGTGAAGACTATTATTTGTGAGAAACCAATTTCCTTAAAAGAGAGTGACTTTAATAAATTAATAAGATCATATCAGGGCAATAACTCTAGGGTTTTGGTTAATTATATTCGAAGGTTTCTTCCATCATTTTCTGATCTAAAAAGAACATTTGAAGAATTAATGATTGATAATTCGATTACAAATATTAGTGTACGATATCAACGAGGGTTTTTGAATAATTGTAGTCATGCATTTGATCTTATAGAATATTTATTCGATAGAAAATTGCTGTTAGATGATGTTACTATTCATAACTCTGTAAATGATCATTTTGATTATGACCCTACAATCTCTTTGCAGGGGTATTGGAATGCAATTAACGTAAGTGTTCAGGGACTCAGTAACATTTTATTTTCCTATTTTGAGATAGATATTTTTTTAACAAAGCATAAGATATCTATAAAGAACTCCGGAGATACAATAGAATTTTTCGAATCAAATTCAGAAGGTGTTTTTTTTAAACCTTTGAATTTAGATATTCAAAAATCTCAGTACAACTGTTTAAAAAATTATATGAAATTTGTAATAGATGAGGTGCTGCTATTAATGGATGGGACAATTCTAGCAGACAACTTTATAGATGCGATTGATCTAAACCAAAGAATGTTAAAATATATAAAAAACTAA
- the hisF gene encoding imidazole glycerol phosphate synthase subunit HisF: MLKKRVAANLVVKDGIVVQSIGFKKYLPVGKPEIAIEFLNQWGIDEIILTDISATRKQSGPDFDMIRRAAQKCFVPLTVGGGISNTGQMKELLHNGADKISLNNAAITTPELITETAHIFGGQCVVISIDGIHTNKGFRIYDYLTHSALDISPSEFAKRAEDSGAGEILINSVDRDGSYLGFDHELINSVCSVVNIPVIVCGGAKNAGDFIEVFSKTNASAATAANFFHFSEHSVNITKSILNKKMDVRSEAFANYEDACFDDDQRLLKKEDEVLENLLFIRIEKEII; the protein is encoded by the coding sequence GTGTTAAAAAAAAGAGTAGCAGCCAATTTAGTTGTAAAAGACGGCATAGTAGTCCAAAGTATCGGCTTTAAAAAATATTTGCCAGTTGGTAAACCAGAGATCGCTATTGAATTCCTAAATCAATGGGGCATTGACGAAATTATTCTTACAGACATCAGTGCAACTCGCAAACAATCCGGTCCTGATTTTGACATGATTAGAAGAGCTGCACAGAAATGTTTTGTGCCATTAACTGTTGGTGGGGGAATTTCCAATACCGGCCAAATGAAAGAACTTTTGCACAATGGCGCGGATAAGATCTCCTTAAATAATGCAGCTATAACCACTCCTGAATTGATCACTGAAACGGCCCATATTTTTGGTGGACAATGTGTGGTGATTTCTATAGATGGAATTCATACGAACAAAGGATTTCGGATTTATGATTATTTAACGCATAGTGCGCTTGATATCAGTCCATCTGAATTTGCTAAACGTGCGGAAGATTCTGGGGCGGGTGAGATATTGATAAACTCGGTGGATAGAGATGGATCATATTTGGGCTTTGACCACGAGTTGATTAATAGCGTTTGTTCGGTAGTTAATATACCAGTAATCGTTTGTGGTGGTGCTAAAAATGCTGGGGATTTTATAGAAGTGTTTAGTAAAACAAATGCCTCAGCAGCGACTGCTGCTAATTTTTTTCATTTTTCGGAGCACAGTGTCAATATTACAAAGTCTATTCTCAATAAAAAAATGGATGTAAGATCAGAAGCGTTTGCCAATTATGAAGATGCCTGTTTTGATGATGATCAGAGGCTACTGAAAAAAGAAGATGAGGTATTAGAAAATTTGTTATTTATAAGAATAGAAAAAGAAATTATATGA